CCCACCGGAATTCTCTGGGGACACAACCAGGCCTACACCGTGCAGGCCACCGGCCAGATCAACACCGCCGAGGCCTACCGCCCGCTCATCGTCGCCTACCGCAACGGCGCGCCGGTCAGGCTGGAGCAGATCGGCCATGTCTTCGACAGCGTGGAGAACGACAAGTCGGCAAGCTGGTCGGGCGACCAGCGCACCATCATCCTGCCCATCCAGAAGCAGCCCGGCACCAACACCATTGAAGTCGTTGACAACATCAAGAAGCTCTTCCCCACGTTCCAGGCGCAGCTCCCGCCAACCGTAAAACTGGGGATCCGCAGCGATCGCTCAGTGGCCATCCGCGAGTCGGTGCGCGATGTGAAGTTCACCCTCATGCTCACCATCGCGCTGGTGATCATGGTGATCTTCCTCTTCCTGCGGAACCTCTCGGCCACCGTGATTCCCAGCCTGGCGCTGCCCATGTCGATCGTGGGCACGTTCGCGGCGATGTACCTGCTCGGCTACAGCGTGGACAACCTGTCGCTGATGGCGCTCACCCTCTCCGTCGGGTTCGTGGTCGACGACGCCATCGTGATGCTGGAAAACATCGTCCGCCACATGGAGATGGGCGAGCCGCCCTTCCAGGCGGCGCTGCGCGGCTCGCGCGAGATCGGCTTCACCATTCTCTCCATGACGCTGTCGCTGGCCGCCGTTTTCATCCCGGTAGTGTTCATGGGCGGAATCCTCGGCCGTCTGCTGCACGAGTTCGCCGTCACCATCGGCGTCGCGATCCTGGTTTCCGGGTTCGTTTCCCTCACCCTCACCCCCATGGCGTGCAGCCGCTTCCTGCGTCCGCCCCACGACCAGAAGCACGGCGCCATTTACAACCTGGTGGAGAAGGCATTCGATTCCACCCTTCACCTCTACGACCGCACGCTCAAAGTCGCTATGGCGCATCGCCGCACGGTGATGGTGGTCTCGTTGATCGTGCTGGTGGCCACCGTTTACATGGGCTTCAACATGCCCACCGGCTTCCTGCCCAGCGAAGACACCGGGCAGATCGTGTGCTTCACCGAAGCGGCGCAGGGAATTTCGTTCGACGACATGGTGGCCCATCAGAAGGCGCTGGCCAACATCGTGAAAACTGACCCGGAGCTGAAGGCCTGGGTGCAGGACTACTTCTCCAGCGTGCCCCGCGGCTCGGCCAACCAGGGCATGCTCTTCCTCCGCCTGATTGACGACCGCAGCAAGCGCCCGCACGTCGACCAGGTCATCCAGAAGCTGCGCACTAAGCTCTCAGTGGTGCCCGGCATTCAGGTCTTCCCGCAGAACCCGCCGCCCATCCGCATTGGCGGCCAGCTCACCAAGAGCCAGTACCAGCTCACCCTGCAGAGTCCCGATACGGACGAGCTCTACCGCTACGCGCCCATCATGCTGGAGAAGATGCGCAAGCTGCCGGGCCTGCTCGATGTGACCAGCGACCTGCAGCTCAAGAACCCGCAGGTGAACGTCAAGATTGACCGCGACAAGGCTTCCGCCGTGGGCCTCACGCCGCAGCAAATCGAGGAGTCGCTCTACAGCGCCTACGGCTCGCGCCAGATTTCGACCATCTACGCGCCCAACAACGCGTACAAGGTCGTGGTGGAGGTCGAGCCGCAGTTCCAGCGTGATCCGAACGCGCTGGGG
This genomic interval from Terriglobales bacterium contains the following:
- a CDS encoding efflux RND transporter permease subunit, whose amino-acid sequence is MSIAELFIRRPVMTTLVMIAILLFGIVAYRQLPVSDLPNVDFPTIQVNANLPGASPETMASAVAMPLEKQFSTIPGLDSMTSTSQLGNTQITLQFTLDRNIDAAAQDVQAMIAKAARDLPPDMPTPPSYQKVNPADQPVLYLNVASDTMRLSDVDEYAETLIAQRISMVPGVAQVNVFGAAKYAVRAQLDPRKMASAQIGINEVVNAIQNGNVNLPTGILWGHNQAYTVQATGQINTAEAYRPLIVAYRNGAPVRLEQIGHVFDSVENDKSASWSGDQRTIILPIQKQPGTNTIEVVDNIKKLFPTFQAQLPPTVKLGIRSDRSVAIRESVRDVKFTLMLTIALVIMVIFLFLRNLSATVIPSLALPMSIVGTFAAMYLLGYSVDNLSLMALTLSVGFVVDDAIVMLENIVRHMEMGEPPFQAALRGSREIGFTILSMTLSLAAVFIPVVFMGGILGRLLHEFAVTIGVAILVSGFVSLTLTPMACSRFLRPPHDQKHGAIYNLVEKAFDSTLHLYDRTLKVAMAHRRTVMVVSLIVLVATVYMGFNMPTGFLPSEDTGQIVCFTEAAQGISFDDMVAHQKALANIVKTDPELKAWVQDYFSSVPRGSANQGMLFLRLIDDRSKRPHVDQVIQKLRTKLSVVPGIQVFPQNPPPIRIGGQLTKSQYQLTLQSPDTDELYRYAPIMLEKMRKLPGLLDVTSDLQLKNPQVNVKIDRDKASAVGLTPQQIEESLYSAYGSRQISTIYAPNNAYKVVVEVEPQFQRDPNALGLLYIRSNSGQLIPLSSVAKIERNMGPLTVNHMGQSPSVTLSFNLRPDFPLGTAVEEIYRTARETLPSTIATNFQGAAQAFQSSMVGLGVLLVMSILVIYIILGILYESFIHPITILSGLPSAGFGALLTLYLFSRPWMPSFLRSTNELNLYAFVGIIMLIGIVKKNAIMMIDFALDAQRNNGQKPEEAIYYGCLVRFRPIMMTTMAALMGTLPIALGWGAGSESRRPLGLAVVGGLVFSQLITLYLTPVFYIYMEHFQQFMARTFKKGKKAPEETLEPALASHD